Proteins encoded within one genomic window of Neodiprion fabricii isolate iyNeoFabr1 chromosome 6, iyNeoFabr1.1, whole genome shotgun sequence:
- the LOC124184681 gene encoding uncharacterized protein LOC124184681 isoform X1 yields the protein MTGSRVRPRVLTSLFLALLAVALQGVQGEEELGVGQVPSEVQCRPYIEKALKDLGTGSLEENSVEVGEATDEDEAPPLNEQSEEPTEADNDDDDNNDNDDDAGEDDGDHSVEDTDDGSDGGDGADDGGSNSGEDDDELAANEPAEDNAQAASSEDTDGESENVETVEITSAEAAAENQSEDDDVDEADNVDDDDDNDDQRKDEKSIEETEEAASQETDGVAENDADGSTEDKEDETAEEDGDRTEEVKDVESEEEDNKNDTDSGEDNVVDNESSEEKDDDKKSAEEQDGYAREDDNHSNSAEGGDSDVGDAGNDDTEEKTDGAGTESEEKQDDDSKQDESDGDTDNDDGVKKDADDVEDSKEDSREENAEGQDETKESTETNEGDNVSAESSDGDKKSEESEEVKSRERREVGVEAEDGVEVDDDKSSKEEDGDEEKTDSVEVVEDKKSEGSSEEEGAGSTPEEDLIQEIEVPENLRPRDHINQLLKLDEENEEKERAIQKAADIVLRDLKRLYDTAIKPLETLYKYRDLSNRHFGDPEIFSKPLVLFMGPWSGGKSSIINYLLDNEYKPTSLRTGISQECIEEPCKPLNGTDTGAEPSPAYFNILMHGEEEEILDGTQLAADWTFSGLQKFGQGMLDRLRGIRLNNKLLEKVNIVEIPGILEIRKQVQRLFPFNDACQWFIDRADIIFLVYDPAKLDVGPETEAILDQLKGREYQTRIILNKADQVKPEELMRVQGALIWNISPLMSSAEPPIMYSTSLWSLPYEAGAPTRLLYAQERAFLRDLRSAVDKRVEHKIASARRFAVRVRNHAKMVDCYLTTYYNHKTFFGNKKDISDKIIENPQDYHIYEGLSTLTNISRYDLPDPDVYKDFFRLNALYDFQQLSTTCTYFRGCPINRLDVAIAYDLPELVGKYKKSVEVALHESETIPPSS from the exons ATGACGGGCTCGCGGGTGCGACCCCGGGTTCTCACGAGCCTCTTCCTCGCCCTCCTAGCCGTCGCCTTGCAGG GAGTGCAAGGTGAGGAAGAGCTAGGTGTGGGCCAGGTACCGTCGGAAGTGCAGTGTCGACCTTACATCGAAAAAGCCCTCAAGGATCTCGGTACAG GGTCTCTCGAGGAAAatagtgtcgaggtgggcgaGGCTACGGACGAAGATGAGGCGCCTCCGTTGAACGAACAG AGTGAAGAGCCAACGGAAGCTGACAATGACGATGAcgacaataatgataatgacgaCGATGCGGGAGAAGATGATGGCGATCATTCCGTGGAGGATACCGACGATGGTAGTGATGGGGGAGATGGTGCGGATGATGGAGGAAGTAATAGCGGTGAGGATGACGATGAGCTCGCTGCTAACGAACCTGCCGAAGATAACGCCCAAGCCGCTAGCAGCGAAGATACTGACGGAGAAAGTGAAAACGTGGAAACTGTCGAGATAACGAGCGCCGAAGCTGCGGCGGAGAATCAGAGCGAAGATGACGACGTAGACGAAGCTGACAACgtcgacgatgacgacgacaacgacgatcAACGGAAGGATGAGAAATCTATCGAAGAAACGGAGGAGGCAGCTAGTCAAGAAACTGATGGAGTCGCCGAAAATGACGCGGATG GAAGCACAGAGGATAAGGAGGACGAGACTGCCGAGGAGGACGGTGACCGTACGGAAGAAGTTAAGGACGTAGAATCAGAGGAGGAGGACAACAAAAATGATACCGATTCCGGCGAGGATAACGTCGTCGATAATGAATCTAGCGAGGAAAAGgatgacgataaaaaatcCGCTGAAGAGCAAGACGGATATGCTCGGGAGGATGATAATCATTCCAATAGTGCTGAGGGTGGCGACTCGGATGTTGGAGATGCTGGAAACGATGATACCGAGGAAAAGACAGACGGCGCGGGTACTGAATCGGAAGAGAAACAGGACGATGATAGCAAGCAGGATGAATCTGACGGTGATACGGATAATGATGATGGTGTGAAAAAGGATGCTGATGACGTTGAAGACAGCAAGGAGGACAGTAGAGAAGAGAATGCCGAAGGTCAAGATGAAACCAAAGAAAGTACCGAAACGAATGAAGGTGATAACGTCTCTGCGGAATCGTCAGACGGCGATAAAAAGTCGGAGGAAAGCGAAGAAGTAAAATCACGCGAGCGGCGAGAAGTTGGAGTCGAGGCAGAGGATGGAGTGGAAGTCGACGACGATAAGTCAAGCAAGGAAGAAGACGGCGACGAGGAAAAAACAGATTCGGTCGAAGTCGTAGAGGATAAGAAGTCCGAAGGTTCAAGCGAAG AGGAGGGAGCCGGATCCACTCCGGAAGAAGATCTCATTCAAGAAATTGAAGTGCCGGAGAACCTGAGGCCACGTGACCATATCAACCAGCTACTAAAACTGGatgaagaaaacgaagaaaaagaaagagctATTCAAAAGGCCGCCGATATTGTCCTCCGTGATTTGAAGCGTCTTTACGACACCGCCATCAAACCCCTGGAAACTCTCTACAAGTACAGAGATCTCAGTAACCGACATTTCGGAG ACCCTGAGATCTTCTCGAAGCCACTAGTTCTGTTTATGGGACCATGGAGTGGGGGAAAATCGTCAATCATCAACTACCTACTCGACAACGAATACAAACCAACTTCTTTAAGAACGG GTATTTCGCAAGAGTGTATCGAAGAGCCTTGCAAACCGCTAAATGGGACTGACACAGGAGCTGAGCCGTCACCCGCCTACTTCAACATCCTGATGCAcggagaggaggaggaaattCTCGACGGTACTCAGTTGGCGGCAGACTGGACATTTTCTGGACTCCAAAAATTCGGACAAGGAATGCTGGATCGTCTGCGGGGAATTCGTCTCAACAACAAACTACTGGAAAAG GTAAACATCGTCGAGATACCTGGAATCTTGGAAATTCGCAAACAAGTCCAGAGGCTCTTCCCGTTCAATGACGCCTGTCAATGGTTCATCGATAGAGCCGATATAATCTTCCTGGTCTACGATCCTGCTAAACTGGACGTCGGACCCGAGACAGAAGCAATTCTCGATCAACTGAAAGGACGAGAGTATCAA ACAAGAATCATTTTGAACAAGGCTGATCAAGTGAAGCCGGAGGAACTCATGAGGGTACAAGGTGCACTGATATGGAATATTTCACCACTGATGTCAAGTGCCGAACCCCCGATAATGTATTCGACGTCGCTCTGGTCATTGCCTTACGAGGCTGGTGCACCAACAAGACTGTTGTACGCACAGGAGCGCGCCTTTCTTCGCGATCTACGTTCAGCGGTTGACAAAAGAGTTGAACACAAAATAGCTAGCGCCAGAAGATTTGCC GTACGGGTGCGAAATCACGCGAAAATGGTGGACTGCTACCTAACGACTTACTACAATCACAAGACCTTCTTTGGTAACAAGAAGGACATAAGTGACAAGATAATAGAAAATCCCCAAGACTACCACATCTACGAAGGTCTTAGCACCTTGACAAATATCTCGCGCTACGATTTGCCCGATCCCGACGTTTACAAAGATTTCTTCCGCCTGAATGCGCTGTACGATTTTCAACAGCTGAGCACCACGTGTACGTACTTCCGGGGATGCCCAATAAATAGGCTGGACGTAGCGATAGCCTACGATTTACCAGAACTTGTAGGAAAGTACAAGAAATCGGTAGAGGTCGCTTTACACGAGAGTGAGACGATTCCTCCGTCGAGTTGA
- the LOC124184681 gene encoding uncharacterized protein LOC124184681 isoform X2, with protein MTGSRVRPRVLTSLFLALLAVALQGVQGEEELGVGQVPSEVQCRPYIEKALKDLGTGSLEENSVEVGEATDEDEAPPLNEQSEEPTEADNDDDDNNDNDDDAGEDDGDHSVEDTDDGSDGGDGADDGGSNSGEDDDELAANEPAEDNAQAASSEDTDGESENVETVEITSAEAAAENQSEDDDVDEADNVDDDDDNDDQRKDEKSIEETEEAASQETDGVAENDADGSTEDKEDETAEEDGDRTEEVKDVESEEEDNKNDTDSGEDNVVDNESSEEKDDDKKSAEEQDGYAREDDNHSNSAEGGDSDVGDAGNDDTEEKTDGAGTESEEKQDDDSKQDESDGDTDNDDGVKKDADDVEDSKEDSREENAEGQDETKESTETNEGDNVSAESSDGDKKSEESEEVKSRERREVGVEAEDGVEVDDDKSSKEEDGDEEKTDSVEVVEDKKSEGSSEEEGAGSTPEEDLIQEIEVPENLRPRDHINQLLKLDEENEEKERAIQKAADIVLRDLKRLYDTAIKPLETLYKYRDLSNRHFGDPEIFSKPLVLFMGPWSGGKSSIINYLLDNEYKPTSLRTGAEPSPAYFNILMHGEEEEILDGTQLAADWTFSGLQKFGQGMLDRLRGIRLNNKLLEKVNIVEIPGILEIRKQVQRLFPFNDACQWFIDRADIIFLVYDPAKLDVGPETEAILDQLKGREYQTRIILNKADQVKPEELMRVQGALIWNISPLMSSAEPPIMYSTSLWSLPYEAGAPTRLLYAQERAFLRDLRSAVDKRVEHKIASARRFAVRVRNHAKMVDCYLTTYYNHKTFFGNKKDISDKIIENPQDYHIYEGLSTLTNISRYDLPDPDVYKDFFRLNALYDFQQLSTTCTYFRGCPINRLDVAIAYDLPELVGKYKKSVEVALHESETIPPSS; from the exons ATGACGGGCTCGCGGGTGCGACCCCGGGTTCTCACGAGCCTCTTCCTCGCCCTCCTAGCCGTCGCCTTGCAGG GAGTGCAAGGTGAGGAAGAGCTAGGTGTGGGCCAGGTACCGTCGGAAGTGCAGTGTCGACCTTACATCGAAAAAGCCCTCAAGGATCTCGGTACAG GGTCTCTCGAGGAAAatagtgtcgaggtgggcgaGGCTACGGACGAAGATGAGGCGCCTCCGTTGAACGAACAG AGTGAAGAGCCAACGGAAGCTGACAATGACGATGAcgacaataatgataatgacgaCGATGCGGGAGAAGATGATGGCGATCATTCCGTGGAGGATACCGACGATGGTAGTGATGGGGGAGATGGTGCGGATGATGGAGGAAGTAATAGCGGTGAGGATGACGATGAGCTCGCTGCTAACGAACCTGCCGAAGATAACGCCCAAGCCGCTAGCAGCGAAGATACTGACGGAGAAAGTGAAAACGTGGAAACTGTCGAGATAACGAGCGCCGAAGCTGCGGCGGAGAATCAGAGCGAAGATGACGACGTAGACGAAGCTGACAACgtcgacgatgacgacgacaacgacgatcAACGGAAGGATGAGAAATCTATCGAAGAAACGGAGGAGGCAGCTAGTCAAGAAACTGATGGAGTCGCCGAAAATGACGCGGATG GAAGCACAGAGGATAAGGAGGACGAGACTGCCGAGGAGGACGGTGACCGTACGGAAGAAGTTAAGGACGTAGAATCAGAGGAGGAGGACAACAAAAATGATACCGATTCCGGCGAGGATAACGTCGTCGATAATGAATCTAGCGAGGAAAAGgatgacgataaaaaatcCGCTGAAGAGCAAGACGGATATGCTCGGGAGGATGATAATCATTCCAATAGTGCTGAGGGTGGCGACTCGGATGTTGGAGATGCTGGAAACGATGATACCGAGGAAAAGACAGACGGCGCGGGTACTGAATCGGAAGAGAAACAGGACGATGATAGCAAGCAGGATGAATCTGACGGTGATACGGATAATGATGATGGTGTGAAAAAGGATGCTGATGACGTTGAAGACAGCAAGGAGGACAGTAGAGAAGAGAATGCCGAAGGTCAAGATGAAACCAAAGAAAGTACCGAAACGAATGAAGGTGATAACGTCTCTGCGGAATCGTCAGACGGCGATAAAAAGTCGGAGGAAAGCGAAGAAGTAAAATCACGCGAGCGGCGAGAAGTTGGAGTCGAGGCAGAGGATGGAGTGGAAGTCGACGACGATAAGTCAAGCAAGGAAGAAGACGGCGACGAGGAAAAAACAGATTCGGTCGAAGTCGTAGAGGATAAGAAGTCCGAAGGTTCAAGCGAAG AGGAGGGAGCCGGATCCACTCCGGAAGAAGATCTCATTCAAGAAATTGAAGTGCCGGAGAACCTGAGGCCACGTGACCATATCAACCAGCTACTAAAACTGGatgaagaaaacgaagaaaaagaaagagctATTCAAAAGGCCGCCGATATTGTCCTCCGTGATTTGAAGCGTCTTTACGACACCGCCATCAAACCCCTGGAAACTCTCTACAAGTACAGAGATCTCAGTAACCGACATTTCGGAG ACCCTGAGATCTTCTCGAAGCCACTAGTTCTGTTTATGGGACCATGGAGTGGGGGAAAATCGTCAATCATCAACTACCTACTCGACAACGAATACAAACCAACTTCTTTAAGAACGG GAGCTGAGCCGTCACCCGCCTACTTCAACATCCTGATGCAcggagaggaggaggaaattCTCGACGGTACTCAGTTGGCGGCAGACTGGACATTTTCTGGACTCCAAAAATTCGGACAAGGAATGCTGGATCGTCTGCGGGGAATTCGTCTCAACAACAAACTACTGGAAAAG GTAAACATCGTCGAGATACCTGGAATCTTGGAAATTCGCAAACAAGTCCAGAGGCTCTTCCCGTTCAATGACGCCTGTCAATGGTTCATCGATAGAGCCGATATAATCTTCCTGGTCTACGATCCTGCTAAACTGGACGTCGGACCCGAGACAGAAGCAATTCTCGATCAACTGAAAGGACGAGAGTATCAA ACAAGAATCATTTTGAACAAGGCTGATCAAGTGAAGCCGGAGGAACTCATGAGGGTACAAGGTGCACTGATATGGAATATTTCACCACTGATGTCAAGTGCCGAACCCCCGATAATGTATTCGACGTCGCTCTGGTCATTGCCTTACGAGGCTGGTGCACCAACAAGACTGTTGTACGCACAGGAGCGCGCCTTTCTTCGCGATCTACGTTCAGCGGTTGACAAAAGAGTTGAACACAAAATAGCTAGCGCCAGAAGATTTGCC GTACGGGTGCGAAATCACGCGAAAATGGTGGACTGCTACCTAACGACTTACTACAATCACAAGACCTTCTTTGGTAACAAGAAGGACATAAGTGACAAGATAATAGAAAATCCCCAAGACTACCACATCTACGAAGGTCTTAGCACCTTGACAAATATCTCGCGCTACGATTTGCCCGATCCCGACGTTTACAAAGATTTCTTCCGCCTGAATGCGCTGTACGATTTTCAACAGCTGAGCACCACGTGTACGTACTTCCGGGGATGCCCAATAAATAGGCTGGACGTAGCGATAGCCTACGATTTACCAGAACTTGTAGGAAAGTACAAGAAATCGGTAGAGGTCGCTTTACACGAGAGTGAGACGATTCCTCCGTCGAGTTGA